A stretch of bacterium DNA encodes these proteins:
- the gatB gene encoding Asp-tRNA(Asn)/Glu-tRNA(Gln) amidotransferase subunit GatB, with product MNSWETVIGLEVHVQLKTESKLFCSCPVGWGGEPNSRVCPVCLGLPGVLPVLNRRAVELAVRAGLALNCRTASFSKFDRKNYYYPDLPKAYQISQYDRPLNGPGWIDISVDDADRRIGITRAHLEEDAGKLVHFEDGSGSGVDYNRTGVPLLEIVSEPELRTPREAHEYLKTIHGVMRYAGVSDCDMEKGSFRCDANISLRPAGSRGLGVKVEIKNMNSFKAVEKALEYEERRQRRILDKGGAVVQETRLFVAESGKTRSMRSKEEAHDYRYFPDPDLVPVVLDPAWLEEERKKLPELPAARAQRFAREYGIPAYDAGVLTAERELADYFEAAARLADPKTASNWVMVELLGKLKEAGKGIAESPVSPEGLAELLSLVVRGTISGKTAKAVFAEMFSAGSSASDIVRERGLVQISDAAELEGIVDRVIADNPGPAEEVRSGKDKAIAFLVGQAMKATRGKANPREVNRILKERLGRN from the coding sequence ATGAACTCCTGGGAGACGGTAATCGGCCTGGAGGTCCACGTCCAACTGAAGACGGAATCGAAGCTCTTCTGTTCCTGCCCGGTCGGATGGGGAGGGGAGCCCAACAGCCGGGTCTGTCCGGTCTGCCTGGGGCTCCCCGGCGTTCTGCCGGTGCTGAACCGCCGAGCGGTCGAACTCGCGGTGCGGGCGGGGCTGGCGCTCAATTGCCGGACGGCCTCGTTCAGCAAATTCGACCGGAAGAACTACTATTACCCCGATCTGCCCAAGGCCTATCAGATCTCCCAGTACGACCGGCCCCTGAACGGTCCGGGCTGGATCGATATCTCCGTCGATGACGCGGACAGGCGGATCGGGATCACCCGGGCCCATCTCGAAGAAGACGCGGGGAAACTGGTCCACTTCGAGGACGGGAGCGGGAGCGGGGTGGATTACAACCGCACCGGCGTCCCCTTGCTGGAGATCGTATCGGAGCCGGAACTGCGCACGCCGCGCGAAGCCCACGAGTACCTGAAAACCATACACGGGGTCATGCGCTATGCCGGGGTTTCGGACTGCGATATGGAAAAGGGCTCCTTCCGGTGCGACGCCAATATTTCCCTGCGCCCCGCCGGCTCACGCGGGCTGGGCGTCAAGGTCGAGATCAAAAACATGAACTCCTTCAAAGCGGTGGAGAAAGCGCTGGAGTACGAGGAGCGCCGCCAGCGCCGGATACTGGACAAGGGCGGAGCCGTCGTTCAGGAAACGCGCCTCTTCGTCGCGGAATCGGGGAAAACCCGTTCCATGAGAAGCAAGGAGGAGGCGCACGATTACCGCTACTTCCCCGACCCTGACCTGGTGCCGGTCGTCCTCGACCCGGCATGGTTGGAGGAGGAGAGGAAGAAGCTCCCGGAGCTGCCGGCGGCTCGGGCGCAACGGTTCGCGCGCGAATACGGGATCCCCGCGTACGATGCCGGGGTTCTGACCGCGGAAAGAGAACTGGCGGATTATTTCGAGGCGGCGGCCCGGCTCGCCGACCCCAAGACGGCGAGCAACTGGGTGATGGTGGAGCTGCTGGGCAAACTCAAGGAAGCGGGGAAGGGGATCGCCGAATCCCCCGTCTCTCCGGAAGGCTTGGCCGAACTTCTCTCCCTCGTCGTCCGGGGGACGATCAGCGGCAAGACGGCCAAAGCCGTTTTCGCCGAGATGTTCTCCGCCGGCAGCTCGGCTTCCGACATCGTCCGGGAACGGGGCCTGGTCCAGATCAGCGACGCCGCCGAACTCGAGGGAATCGTCGACCGGGTGATCGCCGACAACCCGGGCCCGGCCGAAGAGGTGCGCTCGGGCAAGGACAAAGCGATCGCGTTTCTGGTCGGGCAGGCGATGAAGGCGACCCGGGGAAAAGCCAACCCCCGGGAAGTGAACCGTATCCTCAAAGAACGGCTGGGCCGAAACTGA
- the gatA gene encoding Asp-tRNA(Asn)/Glu-tRNA(Gln) amidotransferase subunit GatA, producing the protein MKIHEMTASRIAAGVRAGEFSAREAALDALKRIGEVDGTVRAFLRLDPEGALAAADRIDERVASGEDPGPLAGVPVGLKDNLCVEGREVTCGSAILAGYAAPYDATVVARLRASGAVFLGQLNMDEFAMGSSNENSSYGPVRNPWDPCRVPGGSSGGAAAAVASRQCALALGSDTGGSIRQPASLCGVAGLKPTYGRVSRYGLIAYASSLDQIGPFARSVEDVALALEVMAGPDPRDSTSAPLPVPSCRREPPPTLEGMRLGVPAECFSEGMSAEVEERFREACAVYRDAGAELVEIRLPRLPDSVACYYIISTAEASSNLARFDGVQYGIRSGAGEGMIEMYQQTRAQGFGPEVKRRIMLGTYVLSAGYYEAFYARALKVRRLIKDDFDRAFETCGCILMPTSPTTAFRLGEKTADPLQMYLSDIFTIGVNLAGLPAISINCGFDGAGLPVGLQIIAPAFEEPRLLDVARFFEGRTRHHLRSPVLGPGEEARG; encoded by the coding sequence ATGAAGATTCACGAAATGACGGCTTCCCGAATCGCCGCCGGAGTCCGCGCCGGCGAATTTTCGGCCCGCGAGGCGGCCCTCGACGCCCTGAAACGGATCGGGGAAGTCGACGGAACCGTTCGGGCTTTTCTGCGCTTGGATCCGGAGGGCGCCCTGGCGGCGGCGGACCGGATCGACGAACGAGTGGCTTCCGGTGAAGACCCGGGTCCGCTGGCCGGAGTCCCGGTCGGTCTGAAGGACAACCTCTGCGTCGAAGGCAGGGAAGTAACCTGCGGTTCGGCCATTTTGGCGGGCTACGCCGCGCCGTACGACGCCACCGTGGTCGCGCGCCTGCGCGCGTCCGGCGCGGTTTTTCTCGGCCAGCTCAATATGGACGAATTCGCCATGGGGTCCTCCAACGAAAACTCGAGCTACGGGCCCGTGCGCAATCCCTGGGATCCATGCCGGGTTCCGGGGGGGTCTTCGGGGGGGGCGGCGGCCGCGGTGGCTTCCCGGCAGTGCGCCCTGGCCCTGGGCTCGGACACGGGCGGCTCCATCCGGCAACCGGCTTCGCTCTGCGGGGTGGCGGGATTGAAGCCGACCTACGGGCGGGTTTCCCGCTACGGCCTGATCGCGTACGCTTCGTCCCTCGATCAGATCGGCCCCTTCGCCCGTTCGGTCGAAGACGTCGCTCTGGCCCTGGAGGTCATGGCCGGCCCCGACCCCCGGGACTCGACCTCGGCGCCGTTGCCGGTTCCGTCCTGCCGCCGGGAACCGCCGCCGACCCTCGAGGGAATGAGGCTGGGGGTCCCGGCGGAGTGTTTCTCCGAAGGCATGTCCGCGGAGGTGGAAGAGCGTTTCCGGGAGGCCTGCGCCGTCTACCGCGATGCCGGCGCGGAACTGGTGGAGATCCGGCTGCCGCGTCTGCCCGACTCGGTGGCCTGTTACTACATCATCTCCACCGCCGAGGCCTCTTCCAACCTGGCCCGGTTCGACGGCGTGCAGTACGGCATCCGTTCCGGGGCCGGGGAGGGGATGATCGAAATGTACCAGCAGACCCGGGCGCAGGGGTTCGGCCCCGAGGTCAAGCGGAGGATCATGCTGGGGACCTACGTGCTTTCCGCCGGGTATTACGAAGCGTTTTACGCGCGCGCGCTCAAGGTCAGGCGCTTGATCAAGGACGATTTCGACCGGGCGTTCGAAACCTGCGGCTGCATTCTCATGCCGACGTCGCCGACCACGGCCTTTCGGCTGGGAGAAAAGACCGCCGACCCCCTGCAGATGTATCTTTCCGATATCTTCACGATCGGGGTCAACCTTGCCGGTCTGCCCGCGATTTCGATCAATTGCGGTTTCGACGGCGCCGGGCTCCCGGTAGGGCTCCAGATCATCGCCCCCGCGTTCGAGGAGCCAAGGCTGCTGGACGTCGCCCGGTTCTTCGAGGGCCGCACCCGGCACCATCTTCGGTCCCCCGTCCTCGGACCCGGCGAGGAGGCGAGGGGATGA
- the gatC gene encoding Asp-tRNA(Asn)/Glu-tRNA(Gln) amidotransferase subunit GatC: MNDGGITREEVEKVARLARLAVTAEEKQVFGRQLNSILEYMEKLGALNVDGIEPLDHVLPLRNVMREDIAASGSGPQAFLAAAPATRDGFFLVPPVLSD; this comes from the coding sequence GTGAACGACGGCGGAATAACTCGGGAGGAAGTCGAAAAGGTCGCGCGCCTGGCGCGTTTGGCGGTGACCGCCGAGGAGAAACAGGTCTTCGGCCGTCAGCTTAACTCCATCCTCGAATACATGGAGAAACTGGGCGCTTTGAACGTGGACGGAATCGAACCTCTCGACCACGTTCTCCCCCTGCGCAACGTCATGCGCGAGGACATCGCCGCTTCCGGATCCGGCCCCCAAGCCTTCCTTGCCGCCGCCCCGGCGACCCGCGACGGTTTTTTTCTGGTCCCCCCCGTGCTTTCCGATTGA
- the rsmA gene encoding 16S rRNA (adenine(1518)-N(6)/adenine(1519)-N(6))-dimethyltransferase RsmA, translating into MSSPLKADNPLLDRGYLSAVLAENGLRLSRDRGQNFITDGGVLERILEEAGLADSETVLEIGPGLGTMTVEMRKICPVVAVECDRGIARLLGVFCPEGTGFTLIREDFLKVDPERILRAAGRRPLKVVSNLPYSLAGAALFRLLRDFPSVRRTVCMVQEEAAARIVAPPGNKEYGLLSVMAGAFGGARRAFKVDRRSFFPVPRVDSAVVVLDAAPLPEADGDLRVPLAAVARTVFAQRRKMIKNTLERASGLGYTAGQIDRACREAVIDPAARPEQLSPRDYVRLVRALASHGPESER; encoded by the coding sequence ATGTCCTCCCCGCTGAAAGCGGACAATCCGCTCCTTGACCGGGGCTACCTCTCCGCCGTGCTGGCCGAGAACGGTCTCCGTCTCTCCCGGGACCGCGGGCAGAATTTCATAACCGACGGAGGCGTGCTGGAACGAATCCTGGAGGAAGCCGGACTCGCGGACTCCGAAACCGTCCTCGAAATCGGTCCCGGGCTGGGGACGATGACCGTGGAAATGAGGAAGATCTGTCCGGTGGTGGCCGTGGAGTGCGACCGGGGGATCGCCCGCCTTCTCGGCGTCTTCTGCCCGGAAGGAACGGGGTTCACCCTGATCCGGGAAGACTTTCTTAAAGTCGACCCCGAGCGTATCCTGCGGGCGGCGGGCCGGCGCCCCTTGAAGGTGGTCTCCAACCTCCCTTATTCCCTGGCCGGGGCGGCGCTCTTCCGCCTGCTCCGCGACTTTCCTTCGGTGCGGCGAACGGTCTGCATGGTCCAGGAAGAAGCGGCGGCCAGGATCGTCGCTCCGCCGGGGAACAAGGAGTACGGGCTCCTCTCGGTCATGGCCGGGGCTTTCGGGGGCGCCCGGCGGGCATTCAAGGTGGATCGCCGCAGTTTTTTCCCCGTTCCGCGAGTGGATTCCGCGGTGGTGGTTCTCGACGCCGCCCCCCTTCCGGAGGCGGATGGGGACTTGAGGGTTCCCCTGGCGGCCGTGGCCAGAACCGTTTTCGCCCAACGCCGGAAGATGATCAAGAATACCCTGGAGCGGGCTTCGGGGTTGGGATATACTGCCGGCCAAATCGATCGAGCTTGTCGGGAAGCCGTCATCGATCCCGCCGCCCGGCCCGAGCAGCTTTCTCCTCGGGACTATGTTCGCCTGGTGCGGGCTCTGGCTTCCCACGGTCCGGAGAGCGAGCGGTGA
- a CDS encoding peptidyl-prolyl cis-trans isomerase, protein MTGKTILWLAAAAALTASAAAAETEEKIEARVNDRILTTTELQRRLAPLYSQYEESAPPSQLSTLKKMARNDAINGWIDEQLMLIAAESREDIQVDPLEVERDYRETMNRFPSEEDFLASLAEEGFDEDSFRKRLTERIKMSELVYREVNSRVNVTPREVMDYYRDHPQEFTTPEQIRISMILVPAPDDPAARAAARGRAVEAAEKIASGADFAEVVRDYSLGPAADSGGDMGYLSVSEMRSDLARGVEGIEVGGYSGIIEGPGSFQIVKVTGRKQASRKPLESVWQSISDQLYQTQRRQIQDRWLDSLRRAAYVLPAESGQSAP, encoded by the coding sequence GTGACGGGCAAAACGATACTGTGGTTGGCGGCGGCGGCGGCGCTGACGGCGTCGGCCGCCGCCGCGGAAACGGAAGAAAAAATCGAAGCCCGGGTCAACGACCGGATACTGACCACCACCGAACTTCAGCGGCGGCTGGCCCCGCTCTATTCGCAATACGAAGAGAGCGCGCCTCCCAGCCAGCTCTCGACCCTGAAGAAAATGGCCCGCAACGACGCCATCAACGGCTGGATCGACGAACAGTTGATGCTGATCGCCGCAGAAAGCCGGGAAGATATTCAGGTCGATCCCCTCGAAGTGGAGCGTGACTACCGGGAGACGATGAATCGGTTCCCGTCCGAAGAAGATTTTCTCGCCTCCCTGGCCGAAGAGGGTTTCGACGAGGACTCCTTCCGGAAACGGCTGACGGAGCGGATCAAGATGAGCGAACTGGTTTACCGGGAGGTGAATTCCCGGGTCAACGTCACTCCCCGCGAAGTCATGGATTATTACCGCGACCACCCCCAGGAATTCACCACTCCGGAACAGATCCGGATCAGCATGATCCTGGTCCCGGCCCCCGACGATCCCGCGGCCCGCGCCGCCGCGCGCGGCCGGGCCGTCGAAGCCGCGGAGAAGATCGCCTCCGGGGCCGATTTCGCGGAAGTGGTCCGGGACTACTCCCTCGGGCCCGCCGCCGATTCCGGCGGCGACATGGGGTACCTGAGTGTCTCGGAGATGCGCTCGGACCTGGCCCGGGGGGTGGAGGGGATCGAAGTGGGGGGATATTCGGGGATCATCGAAGGACCCGGGAGCTTTCAGATCGTCAAGGTCACCGGCCGCAAGCAGGCGAGCCGCAAGCCGCTGGAATCGGTCTGGCAGTCCATTTCGGACCAACTCTACCAAACCCAACGGCGGCAGATCCAGGACCGCTGGCTGGATTCGCTGCGCCGCGCCGCCTATGTCCTCCCCGCTGAAAGCGGACAATCCGCTCCTTGA
- a CDS encoding peptidylprolyl isomerase produces MKSLYWFAGIGAGIVLILGGCGGSKPEGPALVVVGEETITPDQFANEWNAHQAMAGEFKPASPQELLDDMILEKLILQEARREGLDQEDSFQQEMRDFQDRLLVETYLNREVLSIPRPREEEIEAYYRSHRPEFEVPELIRVSHMLLVPGEGEEMSTAGAQAQEVLRQLQEGGDFGELATAVSKGTAASRGGDLGYFRPGQLPTELESVVWTMETDTFAGPIESEYGYFLVKVTDRKEPRVKTFEESRDEAMARLEVEKRKARLDEVRASLEGKYPPRVDNDLLRTLALPVPGASGK; encoded by the coding sequence ATGAAATCGCTCTATTGGTTCGCCGGGATCGGGGCCGGGATCGTCCTGATCCTGGGAGGCTGCGGCGGGTCGAAACCGGAGGGCCCGGCGCTGGTCGTGGTGGGCGAAGAAACGATCACCCCGGACCAGTTCGCCAACGAATGGAACGCCCACCAGGCCATGGCCGGAGAATTCAAACCGGCTTCGCCCCAGGAACTTCTCGACGATATGATCCTGGAAAAGCTCATACTCCAGGAGGCCCGTCGCGAGGGGCTGGACCAGGAGGATTCCTTCCAGCAGGAGATGCGGGATTTCCAGGACCGGCTTCTGGTCGAAACCTATCTCAACCGAGAGGTCCTGTCCATTCCCCGTCCCCGCGAAGAGGAAATCGAGGCCTATTACCGGAGCCACCGCCCCGAGTTCGAAGTGCCGGAGTTGATAAGGGTCAGCCACATGCTCCTGGTTCCGGGCGAAGGCGAGGAGATGAGCACCGCCGGCGCCCAAGCTCAGGAGGTTCTGCGGCAACTTCAGGAGGGAGGCGATTTCGGAGAACTGGCCACCGCCGTCTCCAAGGGCACCGCCGCTTCCCGCGGCGGGGATCTGGGCTATTTCCGGCCGGGACAGCTTCCGACGGAATTGGAGAGCGTGGTGTGGACCATGGAGACCGATACGTTCGCCGGCCCCATCGAAAGCGAATACGGCTATTTCCTGGTGAAGGTAACCGACCGGAAGGAACCCAGGGTCAAGACGTTCGAAGAATCCCGCGACGAGGCCATGGCCCGCCTGGAGGTGGAAAAAAGAAAAGCGCGCCTGGACGAAGTGCGCGCATCCCTGGAAGGCAAATATCCGCCCCGGGTCGACAACGACCTGCTCCGCACCCTGGCGCTGCCGGTCCCCGGGGCCTCCGGGAAGTGA
- the mfd gene encoding transcription-repair coupling factor, with protein MTGGAESTGEYGRFLKLWRSRRGGSVPGCPPAAAAFLMAAAARDFPRAWIALFGNERDQTEFVAAAATFSGSGVAIFPAFETLPDDELPVSTETAGRRLAVLKALREGAVPAVAATLAAVRQPVPPPRSLEERTLVLSPGKELGPEGLAEWLVEAGYAHDDPVVEPGTFARRGGLLDVYPIDAELPVRVDFFGDEIDSLKTFLPQTQRSTREIGGVALMALDGIGAGSATIFDYLDRDRLLVWPSPVPPAAAEMTLSGRGEFSEIIFNALGAGGPGGFGFSGLDPYAYAPGAGEEKFPLLEAVGAWLRKGLRVWAVARNRGEEERLQELLAARGIHPDPGLEYRRGNLARGFMWEKGGLVVVPDSEIFARYRYLAPRRRSVGGEVSVRPEELKPGDFVVHLDYGVGRYLGTEMVEIGGVPRERLAIRYAGSARLYVPPSQTDLLSRYTGIGGMTPRLDRLGSGRWKRARAAAEKAIARLAQEMLEVQAARGHLPGHGFGPDTHWQREFEASFPYEETPDQERALAEVKAEMEAPRPMDRLLCGDVGYGKTEVAVRAAFKAVMGGKQVAVLVPTTVLAQQHCRTFRERMADYPVRIEGLSRLVGPDLRKQVLAGTASGAVDIVIGTHRLLQKDVAFKDLGLVVVDEEQRFGVRHKEQLKRMRKLVDVLTLTATPIPRTLYLALTGIRELSTIATPPGDRLSVRTSVVPYDPEKIRRALTRELRRGGQVYYLHNRVEDISAVLARVKASVPGARAAVAHGQMGETALARVMEAFAGGGIDILVCTTIIESGLDIPNANTLIVEDAQRFGLADLYQLRGRVGRLDRRAYAYFFYPGTVPLTAVARRRLQAIEEFSRLGAGFGLALRDLEIRGAGNLLGREQHGHIAAVGFELYCRLLDESVKTLKGERREGPPPARIVFECPGWLPDGYIPGERERVEMYRTWSRIRTLPELREWEAELRDRFGPIPPEAEAMKAETELRLAAARAGADTVDTDRGRYVFRKDGKVLAVVAPPRRPLEPIRFLRWLAGAVVGKT; from the coding sequence ATGACGGGGGGCGCCGAGTCGACCGGAGAATACGGCCGTTTCCTGAAGCTGTGGCGTAGCCGCCGTGGAGGCTCGGTCCCGGGTTGTCCCCCCGCCGCCGCCGCGTTTCTGATGGCCGCCGCCGCCCGCGACTTTCCGCGGGCTTGGATCGCGCTCTTCGGCAACGAACGGGACCAGACCGAATTCGTCGCCGCGGCGGCGACCTTTTCCGGTTCCGGGGTCGCGATCTTCCCCGCTTTCGAAACCCTCCCCGACGACGAACTTCCGGTTTCGACCGAGACCGCCGGCCGTCGGCTCGCGGTGCTGAAGGCCTTGCGGGAAGGCGCCGTCCCGGCCGTCGCGGCCACCTTGGCCGCGGTCCGCCAGCCGGTTCCCCCTCCCCGCTCGCTGGAGGAGCGGACCCTGGTTCTCTCCCCGGGGAAGGAACTCGGCCCGGAAGGGCTGGCGGAGTGGCTGGTCGAAGCGGGGTACGCGCACGACGACCCCGTTGTCGAACCCGGGACGTTCGCCCGCAGGGGAGGTCTCCTGGACGTCTATCCGATCGATGCCGAACTGCCGGTAAGGGTGGATTTTTTCGGAGACGAGATCGACAGTCTCAAAACGTTTCTTCCCCAGACGCAGCGTTCGACCCGGGAAATCGGCGGCGTCGCCCTCATGGCCCTGGATGGAATCGGAGCGGGCTCGGCGACGATCTTCGATTATCTGGATCGGGACCGCCTGCTGGTCTGGCCGTCGCCGGTCCCTCCGGCGGCGGCGGAGATGACCTTGTCCGGCCGGGGGGAATTTTCCGAAATAATCTTCAACGCCCTGGGCGCCGGCGGCCCCGGCGGTTTCGGTTTCTCCGGACTCGATCCCTACGCGTATGCCCCCGGAGCCGGGGAGGAGAAGTTCCCGCTCCTGGAGGCGGTCGGAGCGTGGTTGCGGAAAGGCCTGCGGGTGTGGGCGGTGGCCCGCAACCGGGGGGAGGAAGAGCGGCTGCAGGAGCTTCTGGCCGCTCGCGGGATACATCCCGACCCGGGCCTGGAATATCGTCGCGGCAACCTGGCCCGGGGTTTCATGTGGGAAAAAGGGGGGCTGGTCGTGGTCCCCGACAGCGAGATCTTCGCCCGTTACCGCTACCTGGCGCCACGCCGTCGGAGCGTCGGCGGCGAAGTCTCCGTTCGGCCGGAAGAACTCAAGCCCGGCGATTTCGTGGTGCACCTCGATTACGGAGTGGGACGCTACCTGGGAACGGAGATGGTCGAAATCGGGGGGGTGCCGCGGGAGCGGTTGGCGATCCGCTACGCCGGGAGCGCCCGGCTCTACGTTCCCCCCTCCCAAACCGACCTCCTCAGCCGCTATACCGGGATCGGAGGAATGACTCCCCGGTTGGACCGGTTGGGCTCGGGGAGGTGGAAACGCGCCCGGGCGGCGGCGGAAAAGGCGATAGCCCGCCTCGCCCAGGAAATGCTGGAAGTCCAGGCGGCGCGGGGGCATCTTCCCGGACACGGCTTCGGACCCGACACTCACTGGCAGCGCGAATTCGAAGCTTCCTTTCCCTACGAGGAAACCCCCGACCAAGAACGGGCCCTGGCCGAGGTCAAAGCGGAAATGGAGGCCCCCCGGCCCATGGACCGGCTCTTGTGCGGCGACGTCGGTTACGGGAAGACGGAGGTGGCGGTCCGGGCGGCTTTCAAGGCGGTTATGGGGGGAAAGCAGGTGGCGGTGCTGGTCCCGACCACCGTTCTGGCGCAGCAGCACTGCCGGACGTTCCGGGAGAGGATGGCCGATTACCCGGTTCGGATCGAGGGTTTGAGCCGCTTGGTCGGACCCGACCTGCGCAAACAGGTCCTTGCCGGGACGGCGTCGGGAGCGGTGGATATCGTGATCGGAACTCACCGGCTCCTGCAGAAGGACGTGGCGTTCAAGGACTTGGGCCTGGTGGTCGTCGACGAGGAGCAGAGGTTCGGGGTCAGGCACAAGGAGCAGCTGAAACGGATGCGGAAGTTGGTGGACGTTCTCACCCTGACGGCCACGCCCATACCCCGCACCCTCTACCTGGCTCTGACCGGGATCCGCGAGCTCTCCACCATCGCCACTCCCCCCGGAGACAGGCTCTCCGTCCGCACTTCGGTCGTCCCTTACGATCCCGAGAAGATCCGCCGCGCCCTGACCCGGGAACTGCGTCGGGGGGGGCAGGTTTATTATCTGCATAACCGGGTGGAGGACATCTCCGCGGTGCTCGCCCGGGTCAAGGCCTCCGTTCCGGGAGCCCGTGCCGCCGTCGCGCACGGGCAGATGGGGGAAACCGCCCTGGCCCGGGTCATGGAGGCTTTCGCCGGAGGCGGGATCGATATCCTGGTCTGCACCACCATCATCGAAAGCGGCCTCGATATTCCCAATGCCAATACCCTGATCGTGGAGGACGCCCAGCGGTTCGGCCTGGCCGACCTCTACCAGCTCCGGGGAAGGGTGGGCCGGCTCGACCGCCGCGCCTACGCTTACTTTTTTTACCCGGGAACGGTTCCGCTCACCGCCGTGGCCCGCCGCCGCCTCCAGGCCATCGAAGAATTTTCCCGGCTGGGCGCCGGCTTCGGCCTGGCCCTGCGCGATCTGGAGATCCGCGGCGCGGGAAACCTGCTCGGCCGGGAACAACACGGGCACATCGCCGCCGTCGGATTCGAACTCTACTGCCGGCTCCTCGATGAAAGCGTGAAGACGCTCAAGGGGGAACGGCGAGAGGGACCCCCGCCCGCTCGCATCGTCTTCGAATGCCCCGGTTGGCTTCCGGACGGCTATATCCCCGGCGAGCGGGAGCGGGTGGAGATGTACCGGACTTGGTCCCGGATCCGCACGCTTCCCGAACTGCGGGAGTGGGAAGCCGAACTGCGCGATCGATTCGGCCCGATCCCTCCCGAGGCGGAAGCCATGAAGGCCGAGACCGAGCTGAGATTGGCGGCGGCCCGGGCGGGGGCGGATACCGTCGATACCGACCGGGGAAGGTACGTATTCCGCAAGGACGGGAAGGTGTTGGCGGTGGTGGCGCCCCCCCGGCGCCCCCTGGAGCCTATCCGCTTTCTGCGCTGGTTGGCGGGGGCCGTCGTGGGGAAGACTTGA